Proteins encoded in a region of the Orcinus orca chromosome 8, mOrcOrc1.1, whole genome shotgun sequence genome:
- the HARBI1 gene encoding putative nuclease HARBI1 — protein sequence MAIPITVLDCDLLLYGRGHRTLDRFKLDDVTDEYLMSMYGFPRQFIYYLVELLGASLSRPTQRSRAISPETQILAALGFYTSGSFQTRMGDAIGISQASMSRCVANVTEALVERASQFVRFPADEASVQALKDEFYGLAGMPGVIGVVDCIHVAIKAPNAEDLSYVNRKGLHSLNCLMVCDIRGALMTVETNWPGSLQDCAVLQQSSLSSQFEAGMHKESWLLGDSSFFLRTWLMTPLHIPETPAEYRYNMAHSATHSVIEKTFRTLCSRFRCLDGSKGALQYSPEKSSHIILACCVLHNISLEHGLDVWSSPGTGPVEQPPEEEYEHMESLDLEADRIRQELMLTHFS from the exons ATGGCTATACCAATAACAGTACTTGACTGTGATCTCTTGCTATATGGCCGAGGTCACCGCACATTGGACCGCTTTAAGCTGGATGATGTGACAGATGAATACTTGATGTCCATGTATGGGTTTCCTCGACAGTTCATTTATTACTTGGTGGAGCTCTTGGGGGCCAGTCTTTCTAGACCTACTCAGAGATCCAGGGCTATTAGCCCAGAGACACAGATCCTTGCAGCACTGGGCTTCTATACCTCAGGTTCCTTCCAGACTCGGATGGGGGATGCTATTGGAATCAGTCAGGCATCTATGAGTCGATGTGTTGCCAATGTCACCGAAGCGCTTGTGGAAAGAGCTTCGCAGTTCGTCCGCTTTCCAGCTGATGAAGCCTCCGTGCAGGCTCTGAAGGATGAATTCTATGGGTTGGCAGGGATGCCAGGGGTCATAGGGGTGGTTGACTGTATCCATGTGGCAATCAAGGCACCAAATGCTGAAGACCTTTCCTATGTGAACCGCAAAGGTCTTCATTCTTTAAACTGCCTCATGGTGTGTGACATCAGAGGGGCACTGATGACTGTGGAAACAAACTGGCCGGGGAGCCTCCAGGACTGTGCTGTGCTGCAGCAGTCTTCTCTCAGCAGTCAGTTCGAAGCTGGGATGCACAAAGAGAGCTGGCTGCTTG GTGACAGTTCCTTCTTTCTCCGCACCTGGCTTATGACCCCACTTCACATTCCCGAAACTCCAGCCGAATATCGCTATAATATGGCCCATTCTGCAACTCACAGTGTGATTGAGAAGACTTTCCGAACCCTCTGCTCCCGATTCCGCTGCCTGGATGGATCCAAGGGGGCACTGCAGTACTCACCGGAGAAGTCCAGCCACATCATCTTGGCCTGCTGCGTCCTCCACAACATCTCCCTGGAGCATGGGTTGGATGTCTGGTCCTCTCCAGGGACAGGACCCGTGGAACAGCCTCCTGAGGAAGAGTATGAGCACATGGAGTCCTTGGACCTAGAGGCTGACCGTATCCGTCAGGAGTTGATGCTCACTCACTTCAGCTAA